From the Clostridium cagae genome, the window TTCTAATAGTGTTTTAGGAAATATAGCTTCTACATTAATAGGAACAGCTATAGGGCTTGCTTGTTTAACAACATCTATAGGTTTGTTAACTGCTGGATCTTCTTTCTTTGAAAAAATATCTAATGGAAAATTACCATATAAAATAAATGCAATAGCAATATCAGTAATTAGTATTGTAATTGGTTGCCTTGGTGTTGATAATATAGTTAAGATATCTAGTCCTATTTTAAGTATATTATATCCAGTAACTATAACATTAATAATTACTACTTTAGCAGATAAATACATAACAAATATAAGAGCTATTAGATTAGCAGTTTATACTTCATTATTATTTGGTATACTAGAAATAGTACCATCTATTAATCTAAACTTTATTCCCCTTGGAAGCTTAGGATTTGCATGGATTTTACCAACGTTAATCGCCATGATAATAGGATACATTGCATTTCCATTAAGGAAACAAGATGTAAGTTCTTTAGTATAAGAAAATGAAAAATGCAGAAGGAAAAATTCCTTCTGCATTTTATTTTAATTATTAGCTATATTTTAACAGAGTTTTGATATATGTATATGCAAAGTGGACGGAGTAATTGAACAACGCCACTTTAACTATTGCGTATACCAATACATATTTAAAACAGATCCTAATTACTTTCTTCCTTTAAACTCATCTCTCATATCTAAAGTACTAAAGTTTTCTAATGGAAATTGCACTGGCATACCAGTCTTTCTTGATTTATATGCTGCAAGAATTATAGACATAGCATTTCTTCCCTCTTCACCGGCTATTAAAGGCCTTCTATTATTATTTATAGCATCTATTACGTCTTTAAATAATGGCGTGTGTCCTTCGCCGTATACATTGTCTATTTTAACATTAACTTCTTCTTTAACAGCGTCTTCATTTTCGCCATCAAATCTCCAAGTTTCAAGTTCATTGTTTGCAAGGCCTCCAATACAAACTGCTCCATTTTCTCCAAATATACTTAATGTTTCTTCCAAGTTTTTTGGATAAACACAAGCTGAACCTTCAACAATACCAATAGCTCCATTTTTAAATCTTATAATTATTGCTCCAAAGTCTTCCCCTTCAATGTCTCTTAAATAAGTATCACATTCAGCGTATACTCTTTCAATTTCTCCGCCCATCATCCATTGAAGTAAATCTATATTATGTATACATTGATTCATTAATGTTCCACCATCTAATTCCCAAGTTCCTCTCCAAGGTGCTTGTTCATAGTATCCCATATTTCTATTCCAAAGGATTCTTGCTGTACCATTAACTAATCTACCGAATTTATTTTGTTCAATAGCTTCTCTTAACTTTTTAATTGGCTTATTAAATCTATTTTGATGACAAACTGCAAGCTTAACATTGTTTTCTTCTGCTACTTTAATCATTTCATTAGCATCTTCAATTGACATAGCCATTGGCTTTTCTATTAATGTATTTATTCCTTTTTTCATACAGTAAATAGCTATTTCTGCATGATATCCACTTTCAGTAGCTATTGTAACAACATCTATATCTTCTTTTTCAACCATTTCTTTGTAATCTGAATATGCATGAACAGCATCTTGTGCTACTCCACATTTTTCTATGTATTCAGCTTTTTTTGCTTCTGCTTTTTCTAACATAACGTCGCATGTTGCAACTAATTCTGCTTCTTCAAAATTCTTTGATAGAGCCTCAACATGTTTATAAGAAATTCTTCCACAACCAATAATCGCAAATTTTAATTTTTTCATAATACTACACTACCTTTTCTATATATTTAATCTTGTTAGTTGAAAGTATAGAAATGAGAATTGAAAGTTTTAGTTAAAAGTCTTAAAGACTTTTCTTAAATATATACTCTAAAATTCCATCACAGAATTTTTTCATTAACTCTCAATTCTTCACTATAACCTCTCAACTAAATCTATTTAAAATTCTATTTTCTATCATTAATCATTAAAGATTTACTGATTAAATTGTTATATACATTTTAATATAGTTTTTACTATTATATAAATATCAAAAAATACATTACTTTTGTTTATGTATTCTAAATTTAATGCTAATTTATCAGGCATAATTGTATTTATGTAAAATTCCTCTGGATTTTCAGCTTTTCCAAGCAGTGCATTTTCATCTTTATATCTTATAGACGCTAAATCAGTTATTCCTGGTTTTACTTCAAGTACCTTTCTTTGCTCATCATTATATATCTTAACATACCTTGGCACTTCAGGTCTTGGTCCAACTAAGCTCATATCACCTTTAAATACATTTATTAATTGTGGTAATTCATCTAATTTATATTTTCTTAAAAATGAACCTATTTTTGTAATTCTATTATCATTTCCTACAGTTATTTGTTTTCCCAACTTTTCAGCATCAACTACCATAGTTCTAAATTTTAATATTTCAAAGTCCTTACCATCTTCTCCGACTCTTATCTGTTTAAAAAATACTGGACCATCAGATCCTGTTTTTATCATAATAGATATTAAAATAAATATTGGACTTAAAATTATTATTCCTAAAGTAGAGCATACAAAATCAAATATTCTCTTAACTATTTTATTAAAATTGTTCATGAATACACTCCTACAAAATCAATTCTAAATTTACTGTTATAAACTTTTTCTATATTATTGCATAATTTATCAACAATATATTTAATAGATATTTTATCATTTTTAAATAACTTAAGTTATAAATATATTAATTCTTCATAAATTCTTAACTTATTTCTTTAAAGCATTTAAAAATTTCACTGCTAAACCATGATAAGTATGATTTTTTAATACATAGTCATTTCCGTTTTGACCCATTTTATTCTTTGCCTCATCACTTAACTCTTTAATTTTTAATACAGCTTCAACTACTGCATCAGGATTTTCTGCTGGTACTGTTATTCCACAGTTCGAATCCTTAACTGGATCATTTGATGCCTCTATTGCATAAATTACAGGTCTTGCTGCCATCATATAGTCAAATAATTTATTTGGACTAACGCCATAATTAAATAAATTTTGTTTCTTTAAACTTATATAACAAATATCTAATAATTGTAGTGCATTATCCATATTATCTTTTAATACTGGATCTAAAAACTCCACATTTTGTACATCATTAGTTTTTGCATAATTAATTAATTCGTCTTTCACATTTCCTTTTCCAACTAAAACATACTTAACTTTTTCATCTTTAGTTTTCTTTGCTGCATCTATCATTGTATCTAATACATTAGCTGGTGAATGATTTCCTGTATATCCAACTAAGAAATAACCTTGATCCTTTAATTCCTTAAGTCTTTCAATGGTCTTTTCTGTTGGTGGATTTTTCTTTTCACCAAGTATTATTCCATTTGGAACATACACATACTTATCAGTTGAAAATCCTCTTTCTCTTATATGCTTATCTGCATTAGGTAAAATCGATACAATAACGTCTGAATTTTTATAAGCAAAATCTTCCGCTCTTTGAAGTACTACTATTGCTGGATTTCTCTCAGAAAATCCTCCAATTTCCATAGGGCTAAGTGGCCATAAATCATGTATTTCAAAGCAAAGTTTTGCATCACATCTCTTAGCTATTCTATGAGCTGGATATATATCCAAAGGATATGTAGATGATGCTATAACTGCGTCAGGTTTATATTTATCTGCAATTTTTTTATAATTCATTCTTAATTTATACATGAAAGTTGATATATTTTTTATTCTTCCAATTCCATTTCCACTGTACTCTGGTGTTTTCACCCATACATATGTAATTCCATCTATTATTTCTTCTTCAAAATCCTCTGTAATCTTAGGATTATTTTTTCTTAAATGAGAAAAATCAGCACCTAATATAGTAACATTATGCCCCATACTTTTCCATTCTCTAGCCATATAATATGGTCTAAATTCCATTCCATGATAATCAGATCCTGCATAGTGATTTATAAGTAAGATATTCATTTAAATTTCTCTCCTTAAATTATGTAATCTATAACTCAATAATTTAAATACGTCAAAATTAAATCTATATTATTTTTCAATCCTTTTTGTTATTTTTTTACATAATTATATCATTTTATACTATTTTTCTTTATAATTCTAGTAGATTATAACATAAAAAAAATTTTATTTAAATCTATAAAAATTAAATAACTATTACAATAATTCTCTTGTAAATAAAAAAGTAGCTAATCCAAGTTTTACTTAACAATAAATTATAAATTTCTACTAAATTTTTTCAAATATACTTTAGTTAGAATTATAAATTCAAATCAGAGAATCTATATTATATATAATTTAAACTCACATTAGTTTGAATAGATTCGAACAATGTGAGTCCAGTTTCCTTTATTCGTTTCCTAAATAAGCAATAAAATAATTTTAAGAATATTATCATTCTTTATTATTATCATCATTTAACCCTTTATCTTTAGTTTCATCTAAAATATTAAAATCTTTGTTGGTATTATTGTTATCTTTTATTTTGTTCTTACTATTTTTATCACTACTATTATTGTTACTACTGTTATTGTTATTACTATTATTGTTATTACTATTATCTATTTTTTCTTTATTTCTATCAAAATCAAACTCTAATTCTGAATTTGGATTAATTACCAATCCATCATGTCCTAATACATACTCTTTATCATTTTGGCCAATAACTATTGCATCTTTTTGCATAGTTCCATCTTTATAAAAGTAGTACCAACCTTTTTCAGTTTTCAACCATCCTATAGCCTTTTCCTCATTATCTTTATAATAATACCATTCACCATTACCCTTCCTCCATGCTGAATCATGTTCTCTATAATCATTTTCCTCTGTATCACTAAAATTCGATTTATTATTATATTTTAATGTATCATCTTTTAACGTTGAATTATTTGGCTCAACTTCTTTGACATTTTTATTTTCTTCATTTTCATTAAATTTATTTTTATCATTAGAAGCATAATTATTATATTCATTAATATTTTTATAAGTATTTTTTAATGTTAGTTTATCATTATCAATCTTCAATTTATTTGTATTTTCTTGAAAATACTCAACTAAATCATAAACTATATATCTATTTTTAATCTTTTTATTTTCTTTATCATAATTTTCTTCTTTAACTAATACATTTTCTGAATTAAGCATATGAATACTTATTTTACTTTCATCACCATATATTTTGGGAACTTCAATAAGCATATCAAGTCCATTTTTTTCAAGTTTGGCCAAATATATCCTTTTTGCACTTTTATCATCATCTTTTTTAATTAATATATATTCCTTATAAAAACTATCATATCCGTATAGAGTTATATTATCTAATTGTTCTGTGAATTTATCAGCTATATCATATTGATTAATATTAATACTATCCTGAACTTTATCATTATAATCTAAACCTATATATGCCTGACCTTCCGAACAATATATATACTTATTGTTAAATTCTTTATTTTTCTCTATAATATTTTTATTTAAGACTTTTATATCATCATATTTTTCTAGTGTAAAGTTACTTCCATCAATATATATTTCTTTTATTACATTATTGGGACACATAGCATAAAATTTTTTTGATATGTTATCGTAAAATACACCATTTATAACATCTTCACTATTATTACATTGAAATTCATAATTATCATTACTATTAATATTATATAATATGTATTTTTTATTCTGTGGGTTATTTTTTGCAAATAAGTAATAATCACTATTTCCTGAAACAGAGTAACAACCTATATTAAATAATCCTTCTTCTTCATCAGGAAAGAGTTTGTATTCTTTTCCTGATTGCCAGTTAAAATATCCATCCCTTCCAAAAATTTTATCCCCATAAACATATAATTCACAATTCAAATAATTATCTGGTAATTTTATCCCACACTCTTTAGTACTACCATCTTTATTCAAAATAAAGATATTATTATTATATAATTTTTTATTAGTTGAATCATATTTCATTAAATATATCTCTCCATTAATGTAGCCTAATGGAACTTCTTCATATTCATCACTAGTTTCATCTTTTATATCAATAATGTTCTTTATATTATTAACGCTAACATCTGCATTTAATACTTCAACCTCTTCATTACCTTTTTTTATACCTTTTTGATAACAAATGCATGAAAATATAACCACTAGTAAAATTATAAAACCAAGTAATTTTTTCATTTTTATCCTCCCTATACTCAACACATATATAATAAAAATAATTATAAAACAAACTTATTACACAATTGTTAAATAATCCATTTTTATTGTGCTTTTTAAAACAAAGAGTTCTTTTATTTTTGGCTATGTTTTAAGTAAATGTTGATATTATACTATAATATCAATGCTATTTTAAAACCTAGCCTTATTTTTAATAATTAAAAAAGTTGTCCACATTAAGCCTATTTTTAGTAGATTTTATTAATCGGCTATTATGTTGACAACTTTTTATAGATTTTATATAATTTTAAGGTTTTTTATAGGGATTAATTATTTATATTAGATTAATACTGATTAGTAATTGTAATAAATATTTTTCTATATATTTTAATAGTAGATTTATATTTAAAGGTCTTGCCAATTAAGTGTCAATTTAATTATAAAATACAAAAGCTTAACTGATACAAATATATTATTGAATCCATGCACCATCTGTACCTAAAACATATTTATTATCATCCTCTATTAAAGCTGTATCCTTTTGCATTACGCCATCTTTGTTGGTATAATACCATTTACCATTATCTAGAACCCATCCGATCTTTTTCTCGCCTTTAGCATTCATATAATATGTTTTTCCATCTATAACCTTCTGACTATAAGTGACTATGTCCATGTTGTCTTCTGGTTCAGTCCTATTAGTTAACGCTCCATCTGCATTTAATACACAATTATTACCTTTTCCGTCTTTAACAGTTGTATTCTTTTGCATTATTCCCTTATCATTAAAATAGTACCATACTCCATTAATTTGATACCAGTCATGAGCTAAGCGTTCTTTTTTTTCATCTCCATAATTGTAACTCCAGTCGCTTCCTACTTGCTTCCACTCTTTTTGACTCTTTTTATATGTTTCTGAACTATCATAAGTAACTTCTACTCCATCGATGATATCATATCCATGTTCGCCAACAAGTACTCCATTTTTATTTAACTTAACTTCTTTTCCAAGCTGATTTTTAACAGTTGTATCTTTTTGCATTTCTCCCTTCTCATTGTAATAATACATCTTATCTTCATCTTTAACCCAGCCTGTTTTTTGTCCTGATGCATTTACATAATATAACTTTCCATTTTCAAACTTATAATTTACTCCATATTCCCAGTCAACTTGTCCTACTCCATTTGCATCAATCTTAACCTCAGTTTTATGATTAGGTCCTATAACAGTTGTATTTGTTGCCATTTCACCATTCTCATTAAAATAATGCCAAGCTCCTTTGCCATCCTTAGAGTAGTATACCCATTGATTTGTGTCTTTTGCACCCTCATCATAACTATAAGTATGTCCATTTTCTATTTTCATTCCATCTTTAATTTTATCAGCTGCATTTGCAGGTGTGCTCCCCACTGCTAAAACACTTCCGCAGACTAAAGCTGCTGCTATTAATTTGTTTAATACTTTTTTCTTCATTTTCAATTCCTCCTAAATATAATAAATATTTAATTTGTACGCTTGATACAATCTCTATAATAAACCTATTTTAAATACTTTCAATGCTTTTTACATTTTTGTAATATTCTTGTAGTATCTATTTAACATGTACTACTTATTTAACAACTTTGTAACATTCATGTAATATCTCAATATAATTCTTAACCTAATAAATAGAAAGAAATTTCATCATTTTTTATATCATATTTTAAGGTAAGCATATTTTTTTGAGCTAGTTCATCACATAAATATAATCCTAATCCAGAACTTGAAATACTCTCTTCTAGATTGCCAGCAAATTCATTATATTTAATAAAAGGCTCTAATAAATTTTCAGAAATATTTTTTGGTATTGAAGAAATCTTATTCGTTATCTTAAATACAAAATTATTTTTATCAATTTTATTAAGAGAAATAAATATCTCTTTACCTTTAGAGTATTTTAGAGAATTATCAATCAAATTTAAAATTATATGTTCAATATCTTCTTTTACTGCTACTACAGTAATTTCCTCCATATTAATAATAAATTTCTTATTTAATCTTTTACTTCTGTCAATTAATCTATCGCATAGTTCAGTTAATAATATATTAAGACTTATTTCTTTCTTTATCTCTTTTTTTCTAACACCACACCTTGATATTTCAAGAAGCTTCTGTATAAGTTCTTTTAACTTTTCACATTCCATCATCATTCTATTAATAGCCCTTTTTTTAAATTCCTCATCCATATCATCCAACTCTTCTTCTTTTAATATTTGAAGATATCCATATATTGAAGTAACTGGAGTCTTAAGTTCATGAGTTGAATTATTGAAAAAATCTTTTGATATATTTTCTAATTTTTTCTTTTCCTCAATCATTTCATTAAAAGAATTAGTAACTTGTCCAATTTCATCTTCAGATTTCACTAAAATCTTATCGACATCTTTACCTTCTCCATATTTTTTTATCTGTATGCTGAGCTTTTTTAAAGGACTTATTATTTTATTTATGAAATAATTTAGTGCAGTTATTATTACTATTAAAAGAACAATTTGTGCTGCTATTATATTAGTCATTGTAGTTTTAATGCTATTATAGTAATCATTATAACTTTTTTGTATAATTAGGCTTGAATCGTATTTTCCATTAAGATAAATAGGATATACATATGTACAAATCAGTCCATTTTTAATATTAAATATTATTATTGAACTTTTTCCTTTTGAACTTTTCAATATATTATTAATACTATTTTCAAATAATGTATTTCCTTTATAGTCTATTACTTTATTATCAGAATCATATAATCCCACATAACAATCATAATTATTGTTAACTTCATAAACAGTTTTATTTTTTACTTTAAGATCATCTTCAATAACCATAGCACTATATTTTAAGGTGCTTGTACTAAACTTTCTAATACTCTCCATATCATCTTTAATATTATTCTTTATATTTGTGTAAAAAGTCTTATATATAAAAATGCTTAACCCAAAATTGAATATAATGAGGGCGAAAATAATTCCTATCATTATTTTTCCCTTTAGTGTTTTCATCATATTTTTCACTTCCTAAATTTAAGAGTTTATCTTATTACATATCCCACACCAAAAACTGTTTCTATTACTGAATTTTCTTTATCTTCTCCAAGATTTGCCCTTAATCTTCTAATATGAACATCAACAGTTCTAGTATCACCATAATAATCATATCCCCAAACCTCATTTAAAAGTTGTTGTCTTGTAAAAACAATTCCCTTATTCTTATATAGGTAACTTAATAATTCAAATTCTTTTCTCTTTAATATGATTTCTTCTCCATCTTTTATTACTGTTCTTGTATTGAAATTAATAGAAATTTCATCTTCTACAGTATTCCCCTTATTATCATCATTTGTATTGCATTCTAAAACATTCATTATCATGTTGTTATTTTCATTATTCCAAATATTTTTACCTGCAGTTCTAAAAATAGCATTGATTCTTGCTATAACTTCCCTAATTTCAAATGGCTTTGTTATATAATCATCTGCGCCTATTTCCATCCCTAATATTTTATCAATCACATCATCCCTTGCTGTAAGCATAATTACATAGAATTTCTGACTTATAGACTTACATAATTCAAACCCGCTTATATCAGGAAGCATTATATCTAGTAAAACTAAATGTGGCTGAAATTCTTCAAGAAGTTTTAAAGCACTTTCACCATTATATGCTCCTTTTACTTCAAAATTTTCCTTTGAAAGTGCAAATTTTAATGTATCATTAATTGAAAATTCATCTTCTACTACTAGTATTCTTTTTTTTAACATGTTACGCCTCCAAATAATAATTGTTTAACGTTTATCTTTGTCCATTATATTACATTTTAAAATATTAATTCATTTTATACCAATTATATCATAATAAAAAAGTAAAAATTAGAGAGCATTCTACATGATTTTTAATTTTCTATATAAATATAGGGAGGCTTTAAAGCCTCCCTAATTAATTTATCTTAAATTTTTCTACTGTATTATTAAGTTTTTTACAAAAATATAAAACAACCATGTTATAACCTATATATTTTAATACATTTGCAAATCTACTTATTTTAATATGGTTGTATTTCTCTCGAAAAGCCTTGGAAATTATTCTCACCACAGAAATTTTCTAACCATATTTCACGACAATTATCACGAAATTTTTGTTTATCATCCTCTGATAATGTAGCCATATATCTTATTTTTTCACCAAGATCATTTATATTAAAATCACATTCTATTAAAATACCAGTTTTATTATTAACTATTTCACTCGTTCCACCAACATCTGTGGCTATTGTTGGAATTCCAAATGAACATGCTTCCATAATGCTTACAGGTAATCCTTCAGAACTACTTGTATTTACAAATAAATCAACTGGATTATTAGAATAATAATTCATTAATTCCTCATTTTTTACTGAACCTTTAAATTCTACATCCATAAAACTTAAGTTTTCTTTTGAGTATTCTTTTACTTCCTCTAGTCCATCCCCAGCTCCAAAATGAATCCATTTTAATTTTAATCCAGAATCTTTTAATGTTGCTAATGATTTTGCTAATAAATCAATTCTTTTAACTGGAGACACATGACAACAGCTAACTATTTTATACACACCATCATTAGATGAATTAGATATACCATAGTTTCTAGTCCCAAGATAAGCTGTTTTTATTTTCTCCTTATAATATGGATATAAACCCTTTAAATAATTACTACCATCATCAGAACATGGATATACATTATCTAAATTTTCAAGTAGATAATATCTAAGGGGTAAATAATTTAATGAATTTTTGTCAGCATAAAGGTCATATCTATGTGTACGACTAACAGCTTTACTAGTCTTATCTCCAAACTTTTCTTTTAATTTTATAACTGCATATGCTATATCATATAACCAGTAACTATAAAATGTCTTTTTATCATAGCTCTTTATATCAGAACTCATAAGAATATTCTCACATTCTTTGTATACACTCTCTGCCTTAGCTAAAAAGTATGTTAAGTAACCTCTTCTTTTTAATGATCCCTTAACTTCGTTGCTTTCCTCTTTTAAAACATATCCTTTATACTTTGAAAACGGGAAAAATTTCATTGCATTCATGGGTAACTTACACTTTATTCCTGATGCTTTAATTCTATGTACTTCAAAATTTTCAGGAACCTCCCTAGTTTGTATTGCATCATCTGCAGTACTAGTAGCTATAAGAATTATTTTATCAAAAGCTTTTGAAAGCATTGGTATTTCATCTTCAATAAATTCCTCTCCTTTATCAAAAGGAAAGACTTTAGTTAAAAGAACTAAACAATTTTTCATTATTTTCCCTCCATTGTTGTAATAGTTTAAGAATAACATAGCAAATTATTCATTTCAACTTAGCCTTGTTCACATTTATATTAACTAACCAAAATTCCTAATTAACAGTATCTTATCTAAGATATATAAATTCTAATAAAGCTGCTACAAAATATATTCTAATACTTCACAAAATTTTTTTACCTACACTTCACTCTAAGCAGTTTATGATAATATATAATTAATGTAATTAATTATAATTTAAGTTTGATTAATAGTACCGATATGCTAAAATAATACTCATGAAAACAATTATTTAAATCTTAAGGAGGCGTACTATATGAAAGTACTAACTGTAATCGGAGCTAGACCACAGTTTATAAAAGCCGCAACAGTCTCAAATAAAATTAGAAAAAATGGAAATAGTGAAATATTAGTACATACTGGACAACATTATGATAATAATATGTCTGATATATTTTTTGAAGAATTAGGTATTCCAAAACCTGATTATAATTTAAATATTGGTTCTTCAAATCACGGAAATCAAACTGGAAGCATGTTATGTGCACTTGAAGATATATACCTAAAAGAAAAACCTGATATGGTTTTAGTATATGGAGATACTAACTCAACTCTTGCTGGTTCATTATGTGCTAGTAAGCTATTAATTCCAGTAGCACATGTTGAAGCTGGACTTAGAAGCTTTAATAAAGCAATGCCAGAAGAACAAAATAGAATCTTAACAGATCATATCTCTGATTTATTATTTGCACCTACATTAACTGCAGTTAAAAATTTAGCTACAGAAAATATTACAAAAGGTGTTTATAATGCTGGTGATGTAATGTATGATGCTATAAACTTATTTAAAGAAAAAGCTAAAGAAATATCTAATATTACTGAAACTTTAGATTTAACACCAAATAGCTACATACTTTCAACAATACATCGTGCTGAAAATACAAATAGTTTAGAAAGACTTACTTCAATAATAAAAGCATTAAGTGAATGTGGTAAAAAAATAATATTACCTCTTCATCCAAGAACAAAGAAATTCATTAGTGAATATAATCTACATGTAGGAGACAACATTAAAATAATTGATCCAGTAGGATATTTAGAAATGATTTCTCTTCAAGAAAATTCTGCTAAGATTGTAACAGATAGTGGTGGTGTTCAAAAAGAAGCTTATTTCTTAAAGAAACCATGTATTACAATGAGAGATGAAACTGAATGGATTGAAACTGTGGAAAATGGTTGGAATGTTATTGTTGGAAGTGATTCTAACAAAATCTTAAATG encodes:
- the wecB gene encoding non-hydrolyzing UDP-N-acetylglucosamine 2-epimerase encodes the protein MKVLTVIGARPQFIKAATVSNKIRKNGNSEILVHTGQHYDNNMSDIFFEELGIPKPDYNLNIGSSNHGNQTGSMLCALEDIYLKEKPDMVLVYGDTNSTLAGSLCASKLLIPVAHVEAGLRSFNKAMPEEQNRILTDHISDLLFAPTLTAVKNLATENITKGVYNAGDVMYDAINLFKEKAKEISNITETLDLTPNSYILSTIHRAENTNSLERLTSIIKALSECGKKIILPLHPRTKKFISEYNLHVGDNIKIIDPVGYLEMISLQENSAKIVTDSGGVQKEAYFLKKPCITMRDETEWIETVENGWNVIVGSDSNKILNAIENFNPTGTPASAFGDGDTSSKITDIIQNYKK